In Acomys russatus chromosome 16, mAcoRus1.1, whole genome shotgun sequence, the DNA window ACCAACCTTTTTGTACAGTGACAACACATCCACGCTCTGTCTGTATCTCCTTCTGGCTTGTGCTGTGTGCTGGGCCCCAGCTCTGAGGGGGTAACAGCTGATCCCAAAGGTCCAAgacaaccttccttccttctcctcaacCCCCAGTCTGAGGCCATTGGAGCAGCTCTTTTGGTTGGGTACTGAGGATTGGAAGTAAGGCCTGGAGTAGTAACCAGCCCCCCATGACCTTCCACCCGAGACCTGCCGCTACGCCACAGCACGGCCTGGGCAGGCTGGAAACACCTCTTGAGAGCTGCCCAAGCTTGGAAATACCAGGTAGGGCCATTTCCCCCAATTTGCACTGGTTGAAGGGCTTGGCCCTGCTCTGTGTCACCGCCTCAGTGCCTCTCCCTGTGTTTTTCCCACCACGGTGCCCAGCCTGGGGCTGGACCCACAACATATGCCAGAGACAGTATGAAGGCCACTGGGATATAAGAGGCGGGCTCCCAccacttttttccccctggtgGGTTCTGGCTTCCCCAGCATCTGCCTGCTTAAACAGTTTATATTTAAAGTTTCGAGACTGACGTTCAGGCCAGCTCTCAGGACTGCCCTTCTTCTCTACACCTGTGAGTTtgccttttgtattttttaacacAACTTTGATACACAGTGTTTTTTAATCTTACTCGTTGGAAAAGCCAATTCTCCTTTTGAATTTAGCTTACTAATTCACGGTTGGTTACTATGGAAATGGGGCAGTATGATGTTATCCCATGTTCGACACTTGTGCCCAATAATAAAGGATGCTGGAATTCCCGAGGGGTTTCTGCTGAGATTTGGGCAGGTGTCTTGGAGGGTGGTTTGGTTTAAGGATGGCTAGCCCATTTCCTGCTGTTCTGGGGTAAAGCCCGCCTCCTCTGAGGCCTCACTGGGAAACACACTGTGCCTTTGCTGAAGCCATGTTTGTGGAGCTGTCTGGAAGCACCTTCAGTGCAGCTCTGGGAAGTCTGGTGTGTACTTTCTCTTCCACGTGCCTCTTGTGTAGCCTAGCTTCAGCTCCCACTTCAGAGTTGCCTCATGGGCACTCAGGTTGACGAGAAAAACCCAGATGTTTACAGGGGCTGAGAACTGGCTAGATGGCGAGCTAGGAAGTCTAGGCAGATGCCACTCAGGGGCTTGCCTGTCATTGCCAAGTCAGAAAAGTAAAGGGAAGCCCAGAAAGCTGGAGGTGTGGGTCAGTGATACAGCATGCATCTAATATGCTCTGAGTCCTGCTTTTAGTCATAGCGCCCTCTCCTACAGAAAAAGTCCAGAATTTAAAATCTGGTTTTAAAGGGCAGCACCCAATAccactgcctttcttttttttctggtacttttgaacccagagccttaagCCTGCActctaggcaagcattctgccagcgagccacatccctagctcccctttctctgtgtagccttggctgtcctgaacttactctgtagacgaggctggcctcgaactcacacagatctgcctgcctctgcctcctgaatgctgggattgaaggtgtgtgctaccacacctggctctagcttaccctttttgagacagtcttgctgaGTTgttcaagttggccttgaacttgtgaccttcctgccttagcctacTGCATATCTGACATTACAGGTGCATTACCGTGTCTAGCtcaataacattttattaaaaaaaaaaaaaaaaaaaatcacttggtgAGCTATGGGCTTGACCAGGCTGTAATCGTGAATTAGAGGTGTTTCAGTCTGCAGAGAAGGTCTCCATCACCCGTTTCATGCCCCACCCTGAACCTTCTAACCCCACCTCACACCCACAGCCTAGCTATGCTAATGGCACCTTGGTACTGTCAGGTAAGGCCCTGTGAGGTAAACCTACCTGGCTCTCGTTGGGTAGGCATCCTGAACCTGGGAGGTCTTTCCTGAGCCAGTGTGGGCCAACATGCAGCCATCTCAAGTCAATGTACTCGAGATGTATTTCTTCATATAGGTAAACACTGTCCTCCAAGCCCCAAGGACTTGGTTCTGAAGGCCAACATCCTGCCTTCAGCATCTAGTCAGTGTTCCGAGTGAACAAATAGGAAACAAGCCAACTTTTAATTAAGGACATACTCCaccaagatgaaacaaaacaagaaacacgaaagaaagaaatacaagggCCCTTCAATATTAGTCATATAGAAAACAGGAAGAGCGGATTGATAAGCTCAAGGCACACCCTGGTCCCTTCCCCAGCTGGCACAGGAAGGACAACTTgagatgagaaggaaggaggtTTGGGATCAGGGTGGGACCAAAAGCAATACAGGAGGTGAGGTCTTCTTCTCAGGTTCCCACAGCTGAGAAACTGGAGTCTTGGTTAGGGGCTGGGGGAAGGAGGCCTGACCTCCCATCTAGGGGAGCTATTCTCACTGCCTGATTGAGGATCGGCCTCTAAGGCACAGGCTGGCACTGAGCGCCTGGCTCCATAGGTGTAGGGTTGGGAGCAGTGCTCAGATGGGGCTCCATCTGGCTCTCAGAAAGTGGAGGTAGGAAAGAGGGCAAAAGAAGACAAGCCATTTCAAAACATCCtttggggattaaaaaaaaaaaaaaaaaaaagaggtactGTGGTATCTGTCTTTGTGTGTAAAGATCCCAGAGCGTAGAGGGTATGGGTCCGCGGATCTGGCAGGCATCTCGGGGATCAGAAGTACACTTTGCCAGGCACTGGCCTGGGCCACATGTTCTGCATTTACTGCAGCAGAGTTGTATGGAAATGTGGCTTCTAGAGAAAGGACCCGAAAGCCTAACCCCAGTCCACTCCCCTCATCACCAGCATCAGCACCTGCAAGTCCACTGGCCACAGCAACTGGCTGCTTGGTCCCTGGGAACACTGCGGCAGAACAAAGCACGTTTGGCTCTCCCAGCTGCAAGGTCAGCCCTTCAAGCTGCTCCCAGAAACACTGGTGGTTTGGGGCAAGGCCATCGGCTGCAAACTTGGTGCCCAGTTCTGGCTGGGATGGCTGTCGGGACCTGTGTGTGCTGCCTGAAGccttaaagaaaagagagatggcaTATCAAGATGCAGGAGGGCTGGGTGCCTTGCAGCAGGGGCATGGAATACTAGGTTGGGAGAGGCCAGCTCAAGTCTGGCTTTCAGTTGGAGCGGAGTCAGGTGTCTGTCCCAGAGAGGGAGTCCTCTGTGGCTCAGGAGGGGCCTGGataaaggcaggcaggcaggctgagttTGAGGCACTTGGCCCTTGAAGAAGAGTGCTTCTCTGTTGGCATACTGTTCCAGCCCTGTACACCAGCTGCTTCTCCGGCCTTGGCTGGACACAACCTTTCCCGCCAGGGCCCAGGCCATGGCTGTTTATACTGGGTCTCTGGGTTCTAGCTCAGCTGGTCGTACCCCGGTTTCTTTCTGTACAAACAGAAGTGCTGGATGAAGAAGACAacatcaaagaagatggtgaagaTGCCAAGTCCGAACTTGGTTGGGTCTCCGAAGATCAGGGTCCACTGGTCTGTTAATAGCAAGAGGGGGCAGAATCTGGTTTTAGGCTGGTAGCTCCtaaggtgggtgggtgtgagccCCCTCCCGACATTTGCCCAGGAAACTGCACAACCGAGGGGTTCCCAGGAAGCCCCTCCCTCTCCGGCTTTTGGTGGACTCACCATTATTGTAAGACTGGAGAAACATCTGGAGGAGACTAAAGCTGCCCCCTGTGAAGTCCAGGAGCACACCGCCAATGCTCCAGCCCTCCGTGCTTTTGTAGTAAAAGTTCATGTAGGCCTGGGGACGGATAGACGGAGGCTATGGGAGGCCGAACAGAGCCACACTTGCATTGTGACTTCTTCCCACGCATGTACTAAGCTCTGGGCTCCAAAGAACACAATGACCTCTGGGCTTTGAGAAACCGTAGCCAGGGAAACAGTGTGCACGCAAGGCAAGTGGACCGTCccgtcctcccctcccctccccttctccgtCGCTGGGGGAATGGTACCTTGTTTTTCAACCTCTTAAGAGTAGATGCAGCCCTCTCtggttctgttttatttatttttttagaccaCTGTCTCCCTATGTAGGCccagctgggcttgaactcacagaccttatgcctcagcttcccagggaCCCCCAAGTACTAGGCTTACAGTGTGCACCATGGCGCCTCACCGGGATTTGAGTCTTTACAGTTCCTGGCCCTGATATCAGTCTGGACTCCACAGTACTTAGGAATGTGCCTGACTCTGGGAGGTGGGATCCAGCTCTAGTGCTGGAGCTGGGGGCTACTAGGGAAAAGCTACCGAGTCCTTTAGGTTTCCCTGCTGTAAAGTGACCCATCTGTTACCTCTGACCTGCCCGCCTTCCTGGCCTCCTGGGCATCCCCCTCTTCTTGTTGGCTCCAGCCTCAAATTCTTCCTCCAAACCCACAGCGCCCTAGGAACATCTCTGGCTGGCCCCAGCTCCCTTCCTACCTTGCAGGAGGAAAGGCTTGGCCTTCTTGGTGGTTTTCTGGTCTCCTGTCCTCTTTCTCATTCTAACCCACACTTGCTGGTCTCTCTCTAGTTCCAAGTAATTCCAAATGTCTCCCATGGATGCTCCTGCACCGGGTTCCCAGACTTAAGCCTTACCACATGTGGGGGCCTCCAGAGCCTGGCCCTCTATGCAAATATCCCGGGACCTGGTCCTAGCTACCCAGTTTctaccttttcattttttcttttctttgatttcttttggtttttctagacagggtttctctgtgtagccttggctgtcctggactctctttgtagaccatgctggcctcgaactcacagaggtcctcttgcctctgcctcccacgtgcagggattaaaggcgtgtaccagcaCGCCTGGgcagtttctaaatttttaacATTGCTCAGCAGCTAGGTTTCCTGCAGGCTGCCAGGCCTGAACCAGCACTCTCCACTGTCTACAGAATTCAGTGCTGCTCTCCCTCAGGGTCTACCCCTGCCTGCCCGCAGTGAGTGTTGTATCTCTAGCCCGAGGAATATAAGACTATCAGCACCAAAGTGTGGATGTCGTGACTGGACTCTAGCCTAGGGCCATCATGCTTGTCAAGGAGGGCTTTGTATGAGTCTAAGCCTCATGACTTGGATTGAACTATAAGGCCTGGGCAGGGGAGTGTGCTGAGGGACCTCCTGGGAGAGCATCTCTGCAAAGAAGACCACAGTGGTCAGCTCCCTCCTCTGTCTGGTCTTTTCTGAGTCCTCTGCCACTAGTCCTTAGGGATGGCTATTGTGGCAGTCAGGCATGAGAGAGAAATCCAGGGTTATCAGGAAAGACTGAGTCTGGCTCcaggaaagagcagacagtggtaCCTACTGGCTTTCTGCCACCCTGGGCTCAGCAGCTTCTGCTACAGgctctttcccttcccacccccacccttacacccccaccccccgcccattTCCCACCCACCCCGGGGTCTCCTTAGCTTGGTAAAAGCCACCCCGTAGGAGCAGGGCCTGGGCTTAGTACTTGTTACCTCTCACACTACCAGCCCTATGGACATGCAGGAAGGCTCTGGAATACCTGTGGGAAATACTTGATCAGCGTGATGACGAGCTTGATGtaggagaagcagaagaggaaCTGCAGCCATGTGGTGACACCGACTGCCGCTACAATCATGGTGACTAAGACAAAGAGCCATGCGAGTACCAGGAAGCCAATGGAGGGCCATGACACGTGCTGGTTGCCTCGCTGAGGATGAGACGGGTAGAGTTTGTAGATGTGGACCCGAAGGGTTGCTTCAGGGTTTCAGAAAGGAGTGGACTGGGCAGGGGGCAGGATGGGTGGGAGGGCAggactggaggcagaagctgcctGGCCTTGGGGTAACATGTGTAATGCAGGGGCCGGGAGCACTGGGGCTGTGTCTGCACGAGGGAGACCGAGTCCAGGGAGTATTGGGTTCTTCCGGGTTCTGAGTTAGTCAAACCTGGGCTGGGATGAGGTATGGAACCCCAAGCCCTGTTTCCATCCTTTAAAATCAAGCCCTCCTGTTCCATCCATGTAGCTCCTTCACCCCCTGGTGACCAAGTTCCACCTTCTCAGATCTGACACCTCAGAGCTCATTTGGAGGGAGCAAACAGTGTAGGGGTATAAACCCCGATGCTGGAGGCCCAATACCTCACCTAGCCCTGCTGTCGGCTCATTCCATGATGTGGACAAAACATGGGAATCTTAGAATCtgtcccccaccctcccagctcTTCTCTAGACATGGCCCCCAAGTGAGGCCCCTACAGCTGAGTGTCACAGCAAAGGTGTAAGAAAAACAAGCTCAGTGAGAGTCACACAGCCCCCACTGGCTTTGTGTGATGTTAGGTGGCGGCACATTATGGAAAGGTGATGGTAAAACTGTCACACCAGGGGGTGCTGCTATGAAACTTTGGGACTTCTTAAAGGTGCCCTCATTCTACACTGAGACCTCAGATAGCTTTTCCGTGACAGAGCTGAATTCAGGTTCCTCCGCATCTGCCTGTTGGTACCCCTCTAACCCTGGCCATCGCCATCTGCTCACAGTTCCCCTCACTGCATGGTGAATGAATGACCTTGCTTCCCCTTTACCGAGGAACCTCACTCACCCTTGgcccacacacaccatcatcctTACATATTCCCTCAGTTAAGCCAGGAACAGGAGAGGAAAGTCCACCCCACACCCATTCAGCCATGAaggttggtggggaggggggccgAGGGTTGGGGGCCTGTGGGTGCATCATGTTACCATCCCTTCAAGATATGTGGGTAAATCTGGGCCGGGGTTGGGTTAGGGCACCAATGGCAGGACAGGTCACCAGGCTTCACTGCTTACCTCATACAGGCAGCATTGCAGGATGACAATCAGAGTGAGGGCGACCGCGTGTAAGCTGAAGAAGACGTCATTACTGTCAACAGGGTTCACGCCGTTGGGGTATTTGAGGAGAAACTGCTCctgttggtggggggggggggggggagggcggtgaGGAGAAGCTGAGAGGTGAAGAGAAGCACAGTCACCCAGGGGATTGGGTGGGCTATAGGGAGTGAGCAATGCCGTACCTGGATGTAGGGCACCCACAAAAGGCCGACGTTGAAAACGCTGTAGGCCACGAAGCCTGTCAAGTTCAGGGCTAAGAAGTCAAAGCTGAGACCAACGACactgcagagaggcagaggggaacaTAGTAGGGCAGGGTGAGGCAGGGGACCCATGGCATGGGAGGAGCATAGGTCCTAGCACATGGGGAAGGAGGCCTCAGCATCATCCTTACAGGTCTCCCCACTACCACAGCTGATGCCGTTCCACTGGCTCCCTTGAAAGCCATCCCCTCCTCCCGTCCCATGCCCCAGAGGCTTCTCCCGGAGGTCTCTAGGGGAGAGACAGCACCCATTTCCCTGGCTCACTGCTTGCCCCTATGAGACCTGAGACCCACGGGGCAGCGTGAAGACAGGAGAGCTATGTCCTTGGCCCCAGGCCTACTTTCAGTAAGCAGAAGCTTGTAGTCTCTGGGGCTGGGAGTTGCAGGACATGATGCCCGGCCTTTCAGGGCCAAGGAGCTTCAGAACAGACTTTCCCTTACCCAGCCTATTTTTGGCTTAGCCGAGAAGCTCCATGTTACTGTTCTCATAGGGAAGGGCTGAGCTGGGCAAGGAACCAAATTCCTAGCATGGGAAACCTAACCCTACCGGCAGACAGAGAGGTGTCTTCCTGCAGCCCCACAAGGGCCTGCAGGGACAGCTATAAGCTGGGCAGGTTACCTTTTCCGCCTCCAGTTCTGGATCACCTGTGGGTAGAAGGAGACGGACCAGGCCATGAAGTAGATCCAGCCAATCACCTGGTTTATGATGCTAACGAGTCTGCTGTGTATCACTAGGAACCGAATCCTGGGACTAGAAATGGATAAGGGGTCGGGATGCATTCTGTGAAGGTTTTGGAGGAAGCCCTCATGCACATCTGTGCATGGCCACTCTTCCCGTTATATGAGGCCACATGGGTTGGGGTGGATGCCAGCCTACCAGGTCTGGTTGGAATGATTTCCATGCAGATAAGCAGTCACTTGTCCAACATTTTGAGAAGTCACTTGGAAAGAGGCATTCTTCTCTCCGAGAGGCACTATAACCTGTTAGGAAGATTGAATTTGATCTGTGGCCATGTATAGGTACAGGGCTTGGCTCCAGGCTGGGAACCAGGGGATGAGGCGGGGCATATCATACTTGGTTCTGCTTTCTGAGAACTTACTAACCAAAGCAGGCCCAAGAAACACTGAGTCAGTCACCCTGAGCCCCACCCTGCTGGTCTTTTGCTCTCCCTGGCTAACCACAGAAGGAGTATAGGGCAGCTTTCTTCCCCTCATGAGCCAGGCTACCTCAGTCTACACATCTGTACATGGGGATCACACTGGTGCCTGCATCACTGGGCTGCTCTGGATGATGTGATGTCCCCAAAGTTTACAGCACAGAGCTGGGCACGTGGTGGGCCGGGAGTGCTCTCTACCATGACAGAACTGTGTGAGGAGTATTTCTGTTTCCGTTATGGTGCTACTCAGCCAAACTTATAAAAGGATGTTTCCTCATGCTCTGCCTCAACTGCTTTCTAAAGTcagagtcttgctatgcagctctggctggcctgcagcttactatatagccccagctggcctcagactccccaccaagtgttgggattacaggcttaagCAGCCACCTCTGgctgctccctccacccccacctcctgccccacccctactAGACTTTGAGATCATCCTGCTTTCGGCTCCCAAGGGATGGGATGTCCAGGCCAGCAGGGCTTCTTACTGAAGGCTCTTAAGGCCCTGCCAGGTCAATACCAGCCATTTTATACCTGCTGCTATTGCTTATAAACCCCAGAGTGTGGTCCAGGAGATGTGATGAACCCTATATACCTACAAATGAGGAGAATGCTGTCTGGCTGATGTCCCTGACCCTGGCTTCTAGGCTGAACTTCTAGACCACCTGACTCCCAGGTTCTCATATCACAGGTATAGGACAAGAATGCTTAGCTCTCCACAGGGCGGGGCCAGGGAAGCAGGAACCTGAGGGGGGAGGCTGAGGTGTTCATAAAGATCACTGCTTCGGCCCTGACTGCTAATTACATAAAAAGCTTGGCTGATAATACACATTCAGAGAAGTGCACACAGCCACAGCTTGAGGGTGTACAGACTGAACACATTTAGCCTCCAGACCAAGCAATGAACATTCCCACCACCCCAGAAGCTCCATCCTGCTCCCCTCCAGTCTCTTGACCCCCAAGGATAACCACTGGCCTGACACTATGAATTaattgcttttgtattttatagTCAAGGGACCTTATAgctcattttctgtgtgtgtgtgtgtgtgtgtgtgtgtgtgtgtgctggtgccagGGACTGAACCTAAAGCCTCATGTATGCTGGGTAAACACTCTACACTGAGAATCCCCTCATTTCCTAAATCGTTTCAGAGCAAAGCCGATACTTTCTATCCATGGGTGTGTAGGGCATAAACTATCGTTAGATGTCTCAAATGTCTCTTTGCCTCAGGCTTCTCCTTTTGCGCCTGACTGCACACCATGTCTTATTATTGCTAACCATGGTTAGGCCACAGGATTGACCCCAGAGGCTATTCATGCAACTGGACGAGAGCTTCTAAAACTACACAGCAGAAAATGCTCATCCTCAAAGACAGCAGCAAAGCCCAAACCACAGATTTCTAGGATGATGGagtggagggggctggggggggggggggggctgcagtgGGGGTGGGCGAGGAGAGAGGTGCAGCGTAGGTGACTTATTTCCACAAACTCTTAATCCAAGTGTGTTCTGTTGCCTAGCATCGCCTTAAGTGTTAGTGAAGGGCTGTTACTCACTTCATCAGGGAGTTCCAGAATAGTAAGATTTTTGGAACGAAACGTGATTTCAAAAGTGATCACCAAGGTCGCATTTAATGGTTGCCTGTGGAGGACAAGAGCCTGGTTACTGTTGGGAAGTTGGACCCTGTAAGACATCAGCCAAGCTTCTGGATTTCACCCCAGGCCTTCATCTCTCTAGAAATCAGGGCCAGGAAGGGCCATGCGCTCAGACTACAGACACCCAACTTCCAGGCCAAGAAATAAGCATTTCCGACACCCCAGGAGCCCTGTTCTACCCCCTTCTAGTCTCCTGACCCAGAGGAAAACCACTGGCCAGACACTACGGAGTtcctgttttatattttatatacaaatgatcTGACAGCACAGAGTTCTTTTGTACGATAGTATGCTTtactctcatttattttctgtaagaGAATACCTTTATTTGCCCCTAAACTGGGAGAGGTAAGACCTGTTCCTGCTCTATCAGGAGACTAGATGTCCCTTTGCGATAGGGTGAGGACACAAGAAGGTGGAATTCCAGATGCAAATAACGAGGGCAAAAAGAGGAGACAGGCTTATGTCTCTCTGCCCAGGGGGAAAGGCTCCTTTGGTAGGTCAGGTCTAACTGGGTGTTGCTTGAAGGTCAAGAGGGACTGAATAAGGCTCTTTGTGAGCAACCAACCCATGGGCGTCTCAAACGTGGGAAGCCATTTAAGGATTgcaaagaggggagagaggagtaaGCCGATAACCTGGACGGTTTGCATGATGtaaggtgtgcaaggcacggagggcagagcagcaggcctgtgaggaggccgaggaccagagctcaggtttgagatcaggctaggtgtgcaaggcacggagggcagagcagcaggcctgtgaggaggccgaggaccagagctcgggtttgagatcaggctaggtgtgcaaggcacggagggcagagcagcaggcctgtgaggaggccgaggaccagagctcgggtttgagatcaggctaggtgtgcatgACACggcgggcagagcagcaggcctgtgaggaggccgaggaccagagctcgggtttgagatcaggctaggtgtgcaaggcacggagggcagagcagcaggcctgtgaggaggccgaggaccagagctcgggtttgagatcaggctaggtgtgcaaggcacggagggcagagcagcaggcctgtgagaaggctgaggaccagagctcgggtttgagatcaggctaggtgtgcaaggcacggaggacagagcagcaggcctgtgaggaggccgaggaccagagctcgggtttgagatcaggctaggtgtgcaaggcacggagggcaaagcagcaggcctgtgagaaggctgaggaccagagctcgggtttgagatcaggctaggtgtgcatgacacggagggcagagcagcaggcctgtgagaaggctgaggaccagagctcgggtttgagatcaggctaggtgtgcaaggcacggaggacagagcagcaggcctgtgaggaggccgaggaccagagctcgggtttgagatcaggctaggtgtgcaaggcacggagggcagagcagcaggcctgtgagg includes these proteins:
- the Ctns gene encoding cystinosin isoform X2, with product MRNWLLVLTPFLLKLTEKCESTVSLTVPPTVKLENGSSANVSITLGQPLNATLVITFEITFRSKNLTILELPDEVIVPLGEKNASFQVTSQNVGQVTAYLHGNHSNQTCPRIRFLVIHSRLVSIINQVIGWIYFMAWSVSFYPQVIQNWRRKSVVGLSFDFLALNLTGFVAYSVFNVGLLWVPYIQEQFLLKYPNGVNPVDSNDVFFSLHAVALTLIVILQCCLYERGNQHVSWPSIGFLVLAWLFVLVTMIVAAVGVTTWLQFLFCFSYIKLVITLIKYFPQAYMNFYYKSTEGWSIGGVLLDFTGGSFSLLQMFLQSYNNDQWTLIFGDPTKFGLGIFTIFFDVVFFIQHFCLYRKKPGLQAAHTGPDSHPSQNWAPSLQPMALPQTTSVSGSSLKG
- the Ctns gene encoding cystinosin isoform X1, which produces MYSPEKPKITMRNWLLVLTPFLLKLTEKCESTVSLTVPPTVKLENGSSANVSITLGQPLNATLVITFEITFRSKNLTILELPDEVIVPLGEKNASFQVTSQNVGQVTAYLHGNHSNQTCPRIRFLVIHSRLVSIINQVIGWIYFMAWSVSFYPQVIQNWRRKSVVGLSFDFLALNLTGFVAYSVFNVGLLWVPYIQEQFLLKYPNGVNPVDSNDVFFSLHAVALTLIVILQCCLYERGNQHVSWPSIGFLVLAWLFVLVTMIVAAVGVTTWLQFLFCFSYIKLVITLIKYFPQAYMNFYYKSTEGWSIGGVLLDFTGGSFSLLQMFLQSYNNDQWTLIFGDPTKFGLGIFTIFFDVVFFIQHFCLYRKKPGLQAAHTGPDSHPSQNWAPSLQPMALPQTTSVSGSSLKG